In one Spirochaetaceae bacterium genomic region, the following are encoded:
- the lspA gene encoding signal peptidase II gives MNYYRSARGGRLLPLILTPVILAADQATKALAVASLPPGRPQEVIGDLLRLTLVHNPAIAFSIGHSLPEQVRRPLFLVLPLVVLACVLVYYLRTDDLSRFQRWLVAAVLGGGLANMVDRVFRPQGVVDFVDVKFYGLFGMERYPTFNVADSSVVVGGILLLVTFLGAELRAHRRDTP, from the coding sequence GTGAACTACTATCGCTCCGCGCGCGGGGGCCGCCTGCTGCCGCTGATCCTGACGCCGGTCATCCTCGCCGCCGACCAGGCGACCAAGGCGCTGGCCGTCGCCAGCCTGCCGCCGGGGCGGCCGCAGGAGGTGATCGGCGACCTGCTGCGCCTCACGCTTGTGCACAACCCGGCCATCGCCTTCTCCATCGGCCACTCCCTGCCCGAGCAGGTGCGCCGGCCCCTGTTCCTGGTCCTGCCGCTGGTGGTGCTGGCGTGTGTTCTGGTCTACTATCTGCGCACCGACGATCTCTCGCGGTTCCAGCGCTGGCTGGTGGCGGCGGTGCTCGGCGGCGGTCTGGCCAACATGGTGGACCGGGTGTTCCGCCCCCAGGGGGTGGTGGACTTCGTCGACGTGAAGTTCTACGGCCTGTTCGGGATGGAGCGCTACCCCACCTTCAACGTCGCCGACTCGTCGGTAGTGGTGGGCGGCATCCTGCTGCTCGTTACCTTTCTCGGCGCGGAACTGCGCGCCCATCGGAGGGATACGCCGTGA